One Agelaius phoeniceus isolate bAgePho1 chromosome 6, bAgePho1.hap1, whole genome shotgun sequence DNA window includes the following coding sequences:
- the LOC129122223 gene encoding uncharacterized protein LOC129122223, with product MVSMMTTLWQVIIPMVVLSHFSASLPSWERMERHADGLFHSELSKMNGNAYVQQLVKHLVGLKDRSLRHSDGLFTSEYSKMRGNAQVQKFIQNLMGRKRSSPGPVNTDMQGREGVNKPEELCFLWLYQSFLNTSRSDRDAREAAAITSQYICPFSKQLVADMKEDTDGSE from the exons ATGGTTTCCATGATGACAACTCTGTGGCAAGTAATTATTCCCATGGTTGTCCTGTCCCACTTCTCAGCATCTCTGCCATCCTGGGAGAG GATGGAGCGCCACGCAGACGGGCTCTTCCACAGCGAGCTCAGCAAGATGAACGGCAACGCCTACGTGCAGCAATTGGTCAAGCACCTGGTGGGCCTCAAGGACAG GTCCCTGAGGCACTCGGATGGGCTGTTCACCAGTGAGTACAGCAAGATGAGAGGCAACGCCCAGGTTCAGAAATTCATCCAAAACCTCATGGGCCGCAAGCGCAG CTCTCCTGGCCCAGTCAACACTGACAtgcaggggagagagggagtaAACAAACCTGAGGAACTTTGCTTTCTCTGGTTGTACCAGAGCTTTCTGAACACCAG ccGCTCGGACAGAGATGCCAGGGAGGCTGCTGCCATTACCAGCCAGTACATTTGTCCCTTCTCTAAGCAGCTGGTTGCAGACATGAAGGAAGATACAGATGGTTCTGAATGA